From Synoicihabitans lomoniglobus, the proteins below share one genomic window:
- a CDS encoding glycoside hydrolase family 5 protein, producing the protein MSFFWSQWKGEFYQPSTVAWLKADWQANLVRAAVGVGRDGQPDPDLDKVHALIRAAIDQDIYVIIDWHDHRAEAHTAAAVAFFEEMARTYAGNPHVIYEIYNEPLQVSWSETIKPYAETVIAAIRAHDPDNLIIVGTPNWSQRVDEAAADPLDDSNVAYTLHFYAGTHKADLRARAITALEANIALFVTEWGTVNADGDGEVDHESVAAWMKFMRQWNLSHANWAVSDKEEGASIVRPGASTSGGWTDDDLTASGRFVRELIRDWNQPVAR; encoded by the coding sequence ATGAGCTTTTTCTGGAGCCAATGGAAGGGCGAGTTCTACCAGCCGTCCACGGTCGCATGGCTGAAGGCCGATTGGCAGGCGAATCTCGTTCGCGCGGCCGTGGGGGTCGGTCGAGATGGCCAGCCCGATCCCGATCTTGATAAAGTCCACGCCCTGATCAGAGCCGCCATCGACCAAGACATCTACGTGATCATCGATTGGCATGATCACCGGGCCGAGGCGCACACCGCTGCTGCCGTCGCGTTCTTCGAGGAAATGGCCCGCACTTACGCCGGTAATCCGCACGTCATCTATGAGATCTACAATGAGCCCCTGCAGGTTTCATGGTCCGAAACGATCAAACCTTACGCGGAAACCGTGATCGCCGCGATTCGGGCGCACGATCCCGATAATCTCATTATCGTGGGCACGCCCAACTGGTCGCAACGGGTAGATGAGGCCGCCGCCGATCCGCTCGACGATTCCAACGTCGCCTATACGCTGCATTTCTACGCCGGCACCCATAAGGCCGATCTGCGCGCCCGCGCCATCACGGCACTCGAAGCCAATATCGCGCTTTTCGTCACGGAGTGGGGCACGGTGAATGCCGATGGCGACGGTGAGGTGGATCATGAATCCGTCGCGGCATGGATGAAGTTTATGCGGCAATGGAACCTCAGCCACGCCAACTGGGCCGTATCCGACAAGGAGGAGGGCGCGTCCATCGTGCGGCCCGGCGCGTCGACCTCCGGCGGCTGGACCGACGACGACCTGACCGCATCAGGCCGCTTCGTGCGCGAGTTGATCCGCGACTGGAACCAGCCGGTGGCACGTTAG
- the tnpC gene encoding IS66 family transposase, translated as MATVNPPTDLQEDDEAQVLRLECERLEQENHVLGTELKALNAEMAYMQRQLEALKRKLFGQSRGEQVSEAQLNLALDEMERERAQQEEVPKEVIGYARRRPQAEESQARLPEDLETITEEIIPEEVRAEPEAYERIGEEVTEELDVQPMKVIRRRIVRPKFKRKGQAAAAPFIAPLPARVIPGGLPAAGLIAFLLVAKYVDHLPLYRLEKSFKQRFGVKLPRQRLCDWTGYAIENWLLIIYHSIRQGLIGGDYLQIDETPIRYLDPDRKGQSSRGYLWVYGHPGGDLCFDWSLGRGKAAAEAIVCEFTGLLQSDGYQVYDRVSEGREITQLGCWAHARRRFYDAYQAGESGAAHYLVLIRDLYAIEASLPAEASVAQVAEIRAERSVPVLAQIRQSLDEDIDTHMPRTAIADAIGYARSQWSKLTAYVQHGQTRIDNNLTEQAIRPTKLGAKNWLFIGHPGAGKRAAIIYTILECCRRHNVEPLAYLNDVLHRLPGMTNHQVAAAKLTPRDWKPAA; from the coding sequence GTGGCGACAGTTAATCCACCAACCGATCTTCAGGAGGATGATGAGGCGCAGGTTCTGCGTCTTGAATGCGAACGACTGGAGCAAGAAAACCATGTATTAGGCACGGAGCTAAAGGCGCTCAATGCGGAGATGGCTTACATGCAGCGCCAGTTGGAGGCCCTGAAACGCAAGCTGTTCGGACAGTCGCGGGGTGAGCAGGTCAGCGAGGCGCAGTTGAACTTGGCTCTCGACGAGATGGAGCGGGAACGCGCGCAGCAGGAGGAGGTGCCCAAGGAGGTGATTGGCTACGCCCGCCGTCGACCTCAGGCGGAGGAGTCGCAGGCCCGACTGCCCGAAGACCTGGAGACGATCACCGAGGAAATCATCCCGGAGGAGGTGCGGGCCGAACCGGAGGCCTACGAGCGCATCGGTGAAGAAGTGACCGAAGAACTCGATGTCCAGCCGATGAAGGTGATCCGTCGCCGGATCGTGCGACCGAAGTTTAAACGCAAGGGGCAAGCCGCAGCGGCGCCCTTCATTGCGCCGCTACCGGCCCGGGTGATCCCGGGCGGACTACCCGCCGCCGGTTTGATCGCGTTCCTCTTGGTGGCCAAATATGTGGACCACCTTCCTCTCTACCGATTGGAGAAAAGCTTCAAGCAACGCTTCGGCGTGAAGCTACCGCGTCAGCGCCTGTGCGACTGGACCGGATACGCCATCGAGAACTGGCTGTTAATCATCTACCACTCGATCCGGCAGGGATTGATCGGAGGCGACTACTTGCAGATCGATGAGACGCCGATCCGTTATCTTGACCCGGATCGCAAAGGACAAAGTAGCCGCGGTTACCTCTGGGTTTATGGACATCCAGGAGGAGACCTGTGCTTTGATTGGTCGCTGGGCCGGGGTAAAGCCGCGGCCGAGGCCATCGTGTGCGAGTTTACCGGTCTGCTGCAAAGCGACGGCTACCAAGTCTACGACCGGGTGAGCGAGGGTCGCGAGATCACGCAACTCGGATGCTGGGCGCACGCGCGTCGACGGTTCTACGACGCCTACCAAGCCGGTGAATCCGGGGCGGCGCATTACTTGGTGCTCATCCGCGATCTCTACGCGATCGAAGCGTCATTGCCGGCCGAGGCGAGCGTGGCGCAGGTCGCGGAGATCCGGGCCGAACGCAGTGTGCCAGTCCTCGCACAGATCAGGCAGTCATTGGACGAAGATATCGACACGCACATGCCCAGAACCGCCATCGCTGATGCCATCGGTTACGCCCGATCCCAGTGGAGCAAGCTGACCGCATACGTGCAGCACGGGCAAACGCGCATCGACAACAACCTCACCGAACAAGCCATCCGCCCCACCAAACTCGGGGCCAAGAACTGGTTGTTCATTGGGCACCCCGGTGCGGGCAAGCGCGCTGCGATCATCTACACCATCCTCGAATGCTGCCGCCGCCATAACGTCGAACCTCTCGCTTACCTCAACGACGTGCTCCATCGCCTGCCCGGCATGACCAATCACCAAGTCGCTGCCGCCAAACTTACCCCGCGCGACTGGAAACCCGCGGCCTGA